The sequence TTAAGAAAACTGCAAGCAGCATCCTGGTGCTTATTGGGTACTGGCATGATTTATAATTACATTCCTTTAAATGTGAACTTCCTTCTAATAATGAACGCCCTAACCATAGAAATGATGCTGGAAATATACTGATTAATATCACCCTTCAGTTTGAATTAGGAAAGGTAATCTCTCCGTGTAAAATGTGATCTAAATTTGAATGAATCCACTTCCACTTATCCCTTAAGTCAATTAGTGATAGGAAAATTAAcatcaaatttaaatataatagaaCGTCCTTTATTTCCCAAGCACAGACGAGTTAAATGCttgaatgaaaaatatttaatttttatttgatgccaaaattagaaaaatgtatcgggattttttttttttttttaaatcagtaAAAAGTTCCTCATTTGTGCAGGAAGAGAAGACAAAGAAGATGTGGCAGAGGAGCATGATCTGCAGGAGATTTCACATACAGTTTTTTACTAGTTGTTTTTACTAATGACCATTGATACACTAAAACCAAAGATGCTAATAATCCTGTTGAAAAAAGGCAGCTTTGATACTTAATAATACCATAGTTGAACTTAAAATCCATCCAGAATCGTCTTCTGCTAGGTAATTATGATAGGGATACCTCCACATCATATAATTTTATGTTATGTAGAGTCTAGTGTGCAACATGATGATGCTGATGTGGCACAAGTGCCACATGGCAGGCATGGAGTTGTCTAAGTTGAATGCTACAAGGAGGCAGCCAAGCCTGAGGGCTTAATTTCAGGTTTGCCTAATGAATATTGTAACTAAAATCCACATGTGCCAAGTTTCTAGTGGTATTTGAAAATTGGAGGGAAAATTAGTTATTTTGGCATGTGATAAATGTGAGTTAGTTGTGACATCATCCATAACTAACTCTTAGGCTATAAATATCCATGTACGTGCATTCTAATAGATAGATTGATTGTTAGTGTATTTCAGAATTTCAGATTGTGTTTAGATTGAGGTAtgaattttctctcttctctactctctctctctctctctctagaatctttctttttctagaaACTGCAAATATTATGTCTTGCATCATTATGTTATATAACAAATCTCTCTCTagaatctttctctctctaaatattCAAGTTTCTTTTAATGAAGTTTGATAATATAGCTGTTTATTGTATATCCTCATTTCTATTGACACTGTAGCCACTCTAGCatacatcttgttttgatttatGTGATAAATTAGTTATGTGTtgcaaataaaatatcatatctaCATTCTTTtctaaaagttttgtttttggtttggtAATGGGTCTGTTCCAAAATCAATTTTGTTCTTCATCCAATTACTGTTAAAATCATTACCAACAAATTGTTAGTGAACTTGTACTTCTTGTCTGACTTCAAATTCTGCAGCTTTATAAAAGTGAAGTAGAAGACATAATTCAACTTTTTGATCTTTCTGTTATTCCCAAGAACCATTCTTTGAACTTCTTCATTGCATACACGAAGTGATTCTTTGTATTCTTTGCTCACAGACTTTCACTTTCATTGATGTGAAAGAGATAATAActgttttctttcatttattgtCTAGTTTCCTTGAAGTATCTCTTAGTAATTGATGGTTTCTTGCAGACTCCTAATAATAGGGCTAGATGTTTGAGGttctttagaaattttttggatattctgaatttttttatgtttcttgaATTGCTTTTAATCTGAAagttcttctcttcttttttctttttttccctaaaaaaaagagttgttctctttttttttttgtaaatactTTTGTTAAATTTAGTTGTATTACATGGAAATATAATTTGATTTACAATTAATATTATGCTAAACAGGGTGTATGTGCATTTGCTTATGAAAAATTTGCTGAGGCTCATTTTAAATTCTTCTGTAGAATTTGAAGTTCCAGTTACTTTTGCTGAAGAATCCTTGGAATTTGTTAGCAGTATGTCTGAATCAGATGTCCATGAAAAGGTCTCCTCTTCAGCTTCAGGAGATAAACCATATGAAGATGGACAAAACTTTCAAGATTTAGCACCAGAAGGTGATGAGGAATTAAGGGATCCAGGAGGAGCTGCATCAAGTTCCAGTGGCAATGAAAACTCTGTGTCTCCAGCATCAGTTCAAACGGTTGCTGATCCCATTTCATCCATCTTAGCTGAAGTGCATCATGTCTGTCAGGATATCAAATCTTACATATTGGGGCGCCAACTGCAGAGCACGAACCAAGAGTTGCAGGGAGGCAGTGGAACTACTGATAAGTTGCCTTCATCTACTAATTCTTCTGTTTGTGCTTGTGGTGGTGCTGACTGCATTGAAGCTCACAACATTCGGGAATGGCTTCAGACATCAAAATGGGACAATGTGTTGCAGAAACTTGTTCTTACGCTTGGAGTGACTTGTTTGGGACTTGGTCACGCTTATAAGGATAATGGCGAGTTACTTCAGGCTTTGAAGGTTATAGAATCGGCATGTTATATTTCTGCATCAATGCCTCAGCATCTTGAAGACACAAAGTTCATTTCCCCAATGGtcagtgaaagtaatgaaaaGACAATACCATACAGTGTTGGTGCGAAAGATGATAAATCCAGCTCTGCAGATGATTCTCTTACTTTTGGGAAATCTTATTCTACTGAAATTTTCTGGTCCACCGCATGGATGCTAGTTGGAGATGTTTATATTGAGTTCAAGAATTGCAGTTCATGTTCCTTGGAAGATTGCATCTGCCTGAGTGACAGGGCAAGCAGTGGTAGTAGTGCAAGCACTAGTGGTCCTCCCAATGCCAAAACTTGCTCAGAAGCTtgtgaaagaaaacaaagaaagatatTGCATGCTAAGGGCAGTCCTTACTCACTCTTGGGAGACCCTGAAGATGACTCTGTTCATCACCAAATGCATGGGATATTTAAGTACCTTCGGggtcctttttttaaaaatgaggtATATAATTATTCAGATGCCCTAAGCTGTTATGGAGAAGCTAGAAAGGCATTGGTTGGACTTCCATCTGATTCAGCAAAACTACAACTTTTGGTCAACAAGGAAAAGTGGGTTCGCGACGCACTAGAGGAAATCAGGCTTAGCAGAGAAGCATTGAGCCAATCTATTAATTGGTTGTTACAGCAAAATTTATGATGACACCAACAATGCATGACAAGCACGCATTGTGGACATCGTACTCGGAAACTTATCTGTTATCTCCATAGTTTctgtttttaaaacatttttcgTTTTAGGTAGAAAGCTCAAACGGTTTTATGGATAGTTAAACATTACTTGGTACGCTATTCTGTATTGATTGCCTATATCATTGAGAGGAAGATTTTGACGATGAATGTATAGCACTTTCAGATATTCATTTTGATTGTCAGATTACACATTACAGCATCATATAAAGGTTGCTTAAGATGAGAAAAATCAACATATAAGCTAGAAAAAGATCGACACAATTTGAATGAGGTTTTGAGATAACATTtacttaaaaagttttaattagGAATGTTCACATGCCCCTTCCTCGGTTTCTCCATTGATTTATGGGATGCTAGCAGAATGTCATGAGCTTAGGAATGTAGTGTTCTCTCATGTGAGACGACAAGGCAATAGGCCTGCCCATTTGTTAGCCAAACAAGCTTTTGGCTTGGTTGATTTCTCTACTTGGATAGAAGAGTGTCCTTGTTTCTTAGAAAAAGCTTTTATCCATAATGTTTTTGTATTgctatttttgtaaataaagttttagtctttttaattttttttttttaaaaaccttacTAATGAACTGTTGCAGAAGTTGGATGGACCAGGACTTTGGGGTGAATTcacataattttaattatttcacaattatttatttatatatttatattgcctttgttctaaaaaaaaaaatttatccactTGTAGTTGAAGTCCCATGACTCttttaatgagtcatgtgactTATTGGATGGTCTTGTAAATTAATACATAGTGGGTTGAAGAGGATTCCTCCAAACTGATTTTTGTTTGACTTTTGGTTGATCTAATGTTGTCACCCAAGTTTGTAAGAACTCACAATTTTACATatcattatttaatatataattttaattgaatttagttTCCATATTATATTTAAACCATTCATTAGAATATgcacaaaatttaattacaaaattggttgtagtcttattaaatatcttttttttttttttgagaaacaaatatctttttattagatgtgaattttgacaaatccaccattagattacatattcttcttcttcctttttttttatttttattttttatacaagataaaaattctactctaacttaatctaagtgtatatgtgtgtgaatctcccTCTAAAGACTTAAACATCGGCCAAACATTTATACTTATAGAGtaaccatcgcaccaagggtgtgcgatGGTAATTacatattacatatttttcttatatccttcatatttgcaaaatttctagaaaattaatgatcaatagttatttcatcaataaattgtttaaattgcaagggtgtgcggtggtaattacatattcttcttatatccttcatacttgcaaaatttctagaaaattaatgatcaatagttatttcatcaataaattgtttaaattgcaaatttttgtaatttgaaattatgcataaaatataaacttataaatcatatagtatataatatttgattaatacaaaatttgacatatatattaagagaataaaaaacatgCACTTCAAtgatttgattttcaaaatatgtaataatatttaataattaccataattattaatttataattaaggaaaaatagaaagaaaatatattatattttgttaaattttcaaGTGCATTGCAGGAATTATcaaccaattatatatatatatatatatgtatgagtCCAGTTAATATATGCCCTTAAAGCACACATTAAtcatctattttagaaaaaattttatggaaaattaaaaaactgtaaaaaaagttgataagtttttcatttttccataaaagttttctaaaatgatttactAATGTATGTCTTAAGGTCACACGTTAgtaaaaccatatatatatatatataattgaagatGTTTGTCTTTTGGTCAACTTTATCATATTTTGGCACTTAAGTTTTTGGAACCTCACAAATCTTACATgtcattattcttattttttaaattaattttaaatttaaggaGAATCTTGACACATCATATTATCTTTTAAAGGTATGATATATAATTACGTATACAAACAAAATCATACTAAATATTTAGTGATATACTTTTTACCttgtacaaaataaaaataaaacaaatcctTATGGTAGAATATTTAATTTGGCATAAAAATATACTCGTAATaaatgctttttaattttttttttaataattcaatagctGAAAATGAGGCTCTTCGTTTATTAATAGctctttttaataattaaattttatatttagggggaaaaaaagcaTGTTACATTAAACTTTTCCGACACGTAGATTGTTAAACAAAAATGGGCCATTaagacaaaatagtaaaaaaaaaaaaaaggtttctagTTGGTTCTGAAAATTTCTAGACTCTAGTAGAAGATGATGgaggtggcggtggtggtgccCCAACTGACTAGTTTTAGAGGCACGCACTTAGTTGAAGTTGAAAAATTAGAGACcacaaatacatacatacatagtGAAGAGAAATATTATACTaccaattagagagagaaatggcGAAATCGGAGGGAGAGCTTCAGTGCGTGGGAAAACTTGAAGTGGTTAGGCCAAATTCAAGTTCAAAACCCGTCGGTTTCCTCTGCGGTTCTATCCCTGTTCCCACCGACAATtccttccatgctttcaattcCTCCGCACTCGTTCCTTCGCTCCACCACacgtactctctctctctctctctctctctcgtttaattttgaattttgaattgttgattttttatttttgtattgacacaaatatatatacacacagagTGAGTGCTCCGCGATATCGGATGCTTCCGACGGAGACGGATCTGAATTCGCCGCCAAT is a genomic window of Quercus lobata isolate SW786 chromosome 2, ValleyOak3.0 Primary Assembly, whole genome shotgun sequence containing:
- the LOC115978372 gene encoding uncharacterized protein LOC115978372, with product MKNLLRLILNSSVEFEVPVTFAEESLEFVSSMSESDVHEKVSSSASGDKPYEDGQNFQDLAPEGDEELRDPGGAASSSSGNENSVSPASVQTVADPISSILAEVHHVCQDIKSYILGRQLQSTNQELQGGSGTTDKLPSSTNSSVCACGGADCIEAHNIREWLQTSKWDNVLQKLVLTLGVTCLGLGHAYKDNGELLQALKVIESACYISASMPQHLEDTKFISPMVSESNEKTIPYSVGAKDDKSSSADDSLTFGKSYSTEIFWSTAWMLVGDVYIEFKNCSSCSLEDCICLSDRASSGSSASTSGPPNAKTCSEACERKQRKILHAKGSPYSLLGDPEDDSVHHQMHGIFKYLRGPFFKNEVYNYSDALSCYGEARKALVGLPSDSAKLQLLVNKEKWVRDALEEIRLSREALSQSINWLLQQNL